The Nocardia arthritidis genome has a window encoding:
- a CDS encoding condensation domain-containing protein — MEMTLTEDWLPKPGALVEFSPTAATLSAVADAEPSSVPPTFLQESHIRRWADRRYGDNPLASELGLCFTVATPLDPEALRKTFTTFLRRHETLRSWFDLDETGGRFAVTRHLLGADEVDLVTTYGGSFASGEELRDTLIARFRSAADPTRWPAFFCGAIDHGPDGFTLLYSIDHAFSDGLSLVGAIFELHGIYAAYAAGQEPPLLPVGSYVEFAKAERAAVAAGSPELDRIAAMIADNAERVRPLPIDLGLAPGEAVDSRGIKVDLLDAAECEQFATACKNAGGSFSSGLFAAIALAELSLTGRAHYLALNVVGTRKEPKYQLAQGWFINLLPIYFELDRTEQFSALIGRAGFALDWVKPLSDVPIHAALSRAAELTAAKVPPTTEWPWISYMDVRAISGAALENALPGVSGINGLGSRSKIGQTSPVWFSRELDRLHVTMMYPDTEAAHASATRYLDRVRETLRTVAAIGDFTASAPEDSALSTVQGP, encoded by the coding sequence ATGGAAATGACCCTCACCGAAGACTGGCTGCCGAAACCCGGTGCGCTGGTTGAGTTCTCGCCGACCGCCGCCACCCTTTCCGCGGTCGCGGACGCCGAACCCTCTTCCGTACCACCGACTTTCCTGCAGGAGTCGCATATCCGCCGCTGGGCCGACCGGCGCTACGGTGACAACCCGCTCGCCTCCGAGCTCGGGCTGTGCTTCACCGTCGCGACGCCGCTGGACCCGGAGGCGCTGCGCAAGACCTTCACCACCTTCCTGCGCAGGCATGAAACCCTGCGCTCCTGGTTCGATCTCGACGAGACCGGCGGCCGCTTCGCCGTCACCCGGCATCTGCTCGGCGCGGACGAGGTCGACCTGGTCACCACCTACGGCGGCAGCTTCGCCTCGGGTGAGGAACTGCGCGACACCCTGATCGCCAGGTTCCGCTCGGCCGCCGATCCGACCCGCTGGCCCGCGTTCTTCTGCGGCGCCATCGATCACGGGCCGGATGGCTTCACCCTGCTCTACAGCATCGATCACGCGTTCAGCGACGGACTTTCGCTGGTCGGGGCGATCTTCGAACTGCACGGCATCTACGCCGCGTACGCGGCGGGACAGGAGCCGCCGCTGCTGCCGGTGGGCAGCTACGTGGAATTCGCGAAGGCCGAGCGGGCCGCCGTCGCGGCGGGTTCGCCGGAGCTGGACCGGATCGCGGCCATGATCGCCGACAATGCCGAACGGGTGCGCCCGCTGCCCATCGACCTCGGTCTGGCGCCGGGCGAGGCGGTCGACAGCCGCGGCATCAAGGTCGATCTGCTCGACGCGGCCGAATGCGAACAGTTCGCCACCGCGTGCAAGAACGCGGGCGGCTCGTTCTCCTCGGGCCTGTTCGCCGCGATCGCGCTGGCGGAGCTCTCGCTCACCGGACGCGCGCACTACCTCGCCCTGAATGTGGTCGGCACCCGCAAGGAGCCGAAATACCAACTGGCCCAAGGCTGGTTCATCAACCTGCTGCCGATCTACTTCGAACTCGACCGCACCGAACAGTTCTCCGCGCTGATCGGCCGGGCCGGCTTCGCACTGGACTGGGTGAAGCCGCTGTCCGATGTGCCGATCCACGCCGCGCTGTCCAGGGCCGCCGAACTGACCGCCGCCAAGGTGCCGCCGACCACCGAATGGCCGTGGATCTCCTATATGGACGTGCGCGCCATTTCCGGTGCGGCACTGGAGAATGCGCTGCCGGGCGTCAGCGGTATCAACGGGCTCGGCTCGCGCAGCAAGATCGGGCAGACCTCGCCGGTGTGGTTCAGCCGCGAACTGGACCGGCTGCACGTCACCATGATGTATCCGGACACCGAGGCCGCGCACGCCTCCGCGACGCGCTACCTCGACCGGGTGCGGGAGACGCTGCGCACGGTGGCCGCCATCGGCGACTTCACCGCGAGCGCGCCCGAGGATTCGGCACTTTCGACCGTACAGGGGCCGTGA
- a CDS encoding condensation domain-containing protein, with protein sequence MRLLFLDHLDPEPGKLLEWTAIADPGPAFDPTPPTSNQAIHLSSGAPTNWLAAQFEVAGPIDEAALEAAFTAWIPRHDALHCCFAEPAGGGPVAVHLVSDTDIRLERRAPVAADSTAELRALLGARLDAACDPFRFPPYFLGAVSRPEISTVIVGFDHAICDAWSITIAVTELDELYRAALDEGDTARVALPEAGSFLCYSGREAAVPSATTGPLIRGWRDFLREAGDDLPHFPVDLGIPAGSRAPFGGDVRPLLGPTATDALHRRARAAGHSLFAALLAPVALAAAELGGGAATDLVFPVHTRREPRHHNTFGWLVANAPARVPAAKDFATTVAGADAAIRNGQRLAHVPATQVLAALGPELRRTRHDLFSVSYTDYRHLPGGSRCDTTRTRPRNPVQFSRSASLDDVQLWFTRTDDGLSLRTRFPDTPTARPLVTDFLDRVAKTLVGAAQGG encoded by the coding sequence ATGCGTCTGCTATTCCTCGATCACCTCGATCCCGAACCCGGAAAACTGTTGGAGTGGACCGCGATCGCCGATCCCGGCCCGGCCTTCGACCCGACACCGCCCACCTCGAACCAGGCCATCCACCTGAGTTCCGGCGCGCCGACCAATTGGCTCGCGGCACAGTTCGAGGTGGCCGGGCCGATCGACGAGGCCGCGCTGGAGGCGGCGTTCACGGCCTGGATTCCGCGGCACGACGCGCTGCACTGCTGCTTCGCCGAGCCGGCGGGCGGCGGTCCGGTCGCGGTACATCTGGTGTCGGACACCGACATTCGGCTGGAACGCCGGGCGCCGGTGGCCGCGGATTCCACCGCGGAACTGCGCGCACTGCTCGGCGCGCGGCTGGACGCGGCATGCGATCCGTTCCGCTTCCCGCCGTATTTCCTCGGCGCGGTCAGCAGGCCCGAAATATCCACCGTGATAGTCGGTTTCGACCACGCCATCTGCGATGCCTGGTCGATCACCATCGCCGTCACCGAACTGGACGAGCTCTACCGGGCGGCGCTGGACGAGGGTGATACGGCGCGGGTCGCGCTGCCGGAGGCCGGGAGTTTCCTGTGCTATTCGGGCCGGGAGGCGGCCGTCCCGTCGGCGACGACGGGACCGCTGATCCGCGGCTGGCGGGATTTCCTGCGCGAGGCGGGCGACGACCTGCCGCATTTCCCAGTGGATTTGGGGATTCCGGCCGGTTCGCGGGCGCCGTTCGGCGGCGATGTCCGGCCGCTGCTCGGACCGACGGCCACCGATGCGCTGCACCGGCGGGCGCGGGCGGCCGGTCATTCCCTGTTCGCCGCACTGCTGGCGCCGGTGGCGCTGGCCGCCGCCGAATTGGGCGGCGGCGCGGCGACGGATCTGGTATTCCCGGTGCACACCCGCCGAGAACCACGGCATCACAACACCTTTGGTTGGCTCGTCGCGAACGCGCCCGCGCGCGTCCCGGCCGCGAAGGATTTCGCGACCACCGTGGCGGGCGCCGACGCGGCCATCCGGAACGGGCAGCGGCTCGCCCATGTGCCCGCCACCCAGGTGCTCGCCGCACTCGGTCCGGAACTGCGGCGCACCAGGCACGACCTGTTCAGCGTCTCGTACACCGACTACCGCCACCTGCCGGGTGGTTCGCGCTGCGACACCACCCGCACCCGGCCGCGCAATCCGGTGCAGTTCAGCCGTAGCGCGTCGCTGGACGATGTCCAGCTCTGGTTCACCCGCACCGACGACGGCCTGTCGCTGCGGACCCGGTTCCCGGACACCCCCACCGCACGGCCCCTGGTCACGGACTTCCTGGACCGGGTGGCGAAGACCCTGGTCGGCGCGGCCCAGGGCGGGTAA
- a CDS encoding TetR family transcriptional regulator: protein MAEEKLGLRERKKLDTRKALSDAAFELIFERGLDNVVREDIAARAGVSVRTFNNYFNGKFDALAYRQIERIQRTVKVLRARPADEPIWTAITAAVLEPLENDGLRYAPVPTPGHLAEVRKFATQPEIQGAFFGSEVFGDLIAAIAERTGTDPVHDLYPRLVVGTVHSAYSAAMHVYIHADPPMSIIPLLEQAFEAIADGLPAPR, encoded by the coding sequence ATGGCAGAGGAGAAGCTCGGACTCCGCGAACGCAAGAAGCTCGATACCCGAAAGGCGTTGAGCGACGCGGCATTCGAGTTGATCTTCGAGCGCGGGTTGGACAATGTGGTCCGGGAGGACATCGCGGCCAGGGCGGGCGTATCGGTGCGCACGTTCAACAACTACTTCAACGGAAAATTCGATGCGCTGGCCTATCGTCAAATCGAACGCATACAGCGCACCGTGAAGGTGCTGCGCGCCCGCCCGGCGGACGAGCCGATCTGGACCGCGATCACCGCGGCGGTGCTGGAGCCACTGGAGAACGACGGGCTGAGGTACGCGCCGGTGCCGACCCCGGGACATCTGGCCGAGGTACGCAAGTTCGCGACTCAGCCCGAGATCCAGGGCGCCTTCTTCGGATCCGAGGTCTTCGGCGATCTCATCGCGGCCATCGCCGAACGAACGGGCACCGACCCGGTGCACGATCTGTATCCGCGCCTGGTCGTCGGCACGGTGCACTCCGCCTACAGCGCCGCCATGCACGTCTACATACACGCCGATCCCCCGATGTCGATAATTCCGCTACTGGAACAGGCATTCGAGGCGATCGCCGACGGTCTACCCGCTCCGCGATGA
- a CDS encoding FAD-dependent monooxygenase has product MSENRTDVVISGAGPNGLMLACELARAGIRPIVLERLAGPSGEPKANGLVGPVARVLDMRGLYTAWGGLSDGPQPMPGFVFGALRMDFTDLDPNPLTGLLVSQPELIEKLLALAAELEVDIRWGHEVTGLRQDGDDVLVTVTTPDGPLELATRYLVGADGGKSTVRKLTGIEFPGSTNDSHISRIGHVTMPDELRTADGGIEIPGAGRFQPAHNRVERGMFIFAQMPTGTLMGVMEHGAEPVDEQAPMDFQELRDAIERVLGVPVPIEPPTGPGPFALRRIVGQNTRVAQEYRVGNIFLIGDAAHVHSAIGGPGLNLGLQDAFNLGWKLAAQLNGWAPDGLLDTYQAERRRSAERTAMQSLSQSVLVSPGPEITALRQLFGELLRNPDNVAYIANLMAGADIRYDTGDEHRVSGYLVPDFRLDTGQRVAELLHSARPVLLNLTGEPWSEHLDGWTDRIDLVNAISPDAPAAALLIRPDGYVAWATDSPVHPDDPGLRAALNRWFGPARSLAPVR; this is encoded by the coding sequence ATGTCCGAAAACCGCACTGATGTAGTGATTTCCGGTGCCGGACCGAACGGGCTGATGCTCGCCTGCGAGCTGGCGCGAGCCGGTATTCGGCCGATCGTGTTGGAACGCTTGGCCGGTCCGAGCGGCGAACCCAAGGCGAACGGCTTGGTCGGCCCGGTGGCGCGGGTTCTCGATATGCGCGGGCTCTACACCGCGTGGGGCGGGTTGTCCGACGGTCCGCAGCCGATGCCCGGGTTCGTCTTCGGCGCGCTGCGAATGGATTTCACCGACCTGGATCCCAATCCACTTACCGGCCTGTTGGTTTCGCAGCCGGAATTGATCGAGAAGCTGCTCGCTCTCGCGGCCGAGCTCGAGGTGGATATCAGGTGGGGCCATGAGGTCACCGGTCTGCGCCAGGACGGCGATGACGTGCTCGTCACGGTCACGACACCGGACGGCCCGCTCGAACTCGCCACTCGCTACCTGGTGGGCGCGGACGGCGGCAAGAGCACGGTCCGCAAACTGACGGGTATCGAATTCCCGGGCAGCACAAACGATTCGCACATCTCTCGGATAGGGCATGTCACGATGCCGGACGAGCTGCGCACCGCAGACGGCGGGATCGAGATACCCGGCGCGGGCCGATTCCAGCCCGCGCACAACAGGGTCGAGCGTGGCATGTTCATCTTCGCGCAGATGCCGACCGGCACCCTGATGGGCGTCATGGAGCACGGAGCCGAGCCGGTAGACGAACAGGCGCCCATGGACTTCCAGGAATTGCGCGACGCCATCGAGCGCGTGCTCGGCGTTCCGGTTCCGATCGAGCCGCCGACCGGACCCGGCCCATTCGCGTTGCGCCGCATAGTCGGACAAAACACCCGGGTGGCGCAGGAGTACCGCGTCGGCAATATCTTCCTGATCGGCGATGCGGCACACGTACATTCGGCGATCGGTGGGCCCGGCCTCAACCTCGGTCTGCAGGACGCGTTCAACCTGGGCTGGAAGCTCGCCGCACAGCTCAACGGCTGGGCGCCCGACGGCTTGCTCGACACCTACCAGGCCGAGCGGCGCAGGTCCGCCGAACGCACCGCCATGCAATCGCTCTCCCAATCCGTCCTGGTATCGCCGGGACCCGAGATCACCGCGCTGCGTCAGCTTTTCGGCGAGCTGCTGCGCAATCCGGACAATGTCGCCTACATCGCGAACCTCATGGCCGGGGCCGACATCCGCTACGACACCGGCGACGAGCACCGCGTATCCGGTTATCTCGTACCGGATTTCCGCCTCGACACCGGTCAGCGGGTCGCCGAACTGCTGCACAGCGCCCGCCCGGTCCTGCTGAACCTCACCGGCGAACCCTGGTCCGAACACCTCGACGGCTGGACCGACCGCATCGACCTGGTCAACGCCATCAGCCCCGACGCACCCGCGGCCGCCCTACTCATCCGGCCCGACGGCTACGTCGCCTGGGCCACCGACTCCCCCGTCCACCCGGACGATCCGGGCCTGCGCGCGGCGCTGAACCGCTGGTTCGGTCCCGCTCGCTCCCTCGCCCCAGTGCGGTAG
- a CDS encoding DUF6463 family protein: MDSKTAFPLTGTLVTFIGSAHTALGCVIWATGREQTELAFWFTAFGVAAVGLGIAVIETERTRGYVPASILTATAALTAFGLIFEPVSGFLTVLVPLATGVRGWLRHRRSAAVPVG, encoded by the coding sequence ATGGATTCAAAAACCGCGTTCCCGCTGACGGGCACCCTGGTCACCTTCATCGGATCGGCGCATACCGCGCTCGGCTGCGTCATCTGGGCGACCGGTCGAGAGCAGACCGAGCTCGCGTTCTGGTTCACCGCGTTCGGAGTCGCCGCCGTCGGCCTCGGTATCGCCGTAATCGAGACGGAGCGAACCCGGGGCTATGTGCCCGCGTCGATCCTCACCGCGACCGCCGCTCTCACGGCGTTCGGCCTCATCTTCGAACCCGTATCCGGGTTCCTCACCGTCCTGGTGCCGCTGGCCACCGGCGTTCGCGGCTGGCTGCGGCATCGCCGCAGCGCCGCCGTCCCGGTCGGCTGA
- a CDS encoding TetR/AcrR family transcriptional regulator, which translates to MARPRRFTDDQVLDAARDLLADPATTRPTIAAISAASGVHTGSIYVRFASREELLARLWLRSIQRFHVGFIAALSGADPLLGAAMHLAKYCRAHPTEARAMKMFRREELLAVGPDELRAEITTVNDRMNDALRAAVAAQFGDADEQHMAIAVAAVKAIPYGLVREYIANAAPIPDWVDDVIATATAAVVHRLLRPPRSESSFAATVFDAASQARNS; encoded by the coding sequence GTGGCAAGACCCCGGCGATTCACCGATGACCAAGTCCTCGACGCAGCACGCGATCTGCTCGCGGATCCGGCGACGACCCGGCCGACAATCGCCGCGATCAGTGCCGCCTCCGGCGTCCACACCGGATCCATCTACGTGCGCTTCGCCTCCCGCGAAGAGTTGCTCGCACGACTGTGGCTGCGTTCGATCCAGCGTTTCCATGTGGGTTTCATCGCCGCACTGTCGGGAGCCGACCCGCTGCTCGGGGCCGCCATGCACCTGGCGAAATACTGCCGTGCGCATCCCACCGAAGCCCGTGCGATGAAGATGTTCCGGCGCGAGGAGCTGCTGGCGGTGGGGCCCGATGAGTTGCGCGCCGAGATCACCACGGTCAACGACCGGATGAACGATGCGCTGCGCGCCGCCGTCGCGGCGCAGTTCGGCGACGCCGACGAGCAGCATATGGCGATCGCGGTGGCGGCCGTCAAGGCGATTCCCTATGGGCTGGTCCGCGAGTACATCGCGAACGCGGCGCCCATTCCGGACTGGGTCGACGACGTCATCGCCACCGCAACGGCCGCCGTCGTGCACCGGCTGCTGCGCCCGCCACGGTCCGAGTCCTCTTTTGCGGCAACAGTTTTCGATGCCGCAAGCCAGGCTCGTAACTCGTGA
- a CDS encoding pyridoxamine 5'-phosphate oxidase family protein: protein MALSSPERQEFLAQPHIGALAVTAGPDRAPLTVPIWYQYAPGGELWVLTGPKSRKFALIEQAGRFSLMAETLEPSVRYVTVEGPVTRVVPMTDELHLEMVTRYLAPEKVDAYLAKSAAFGPQVAIYMRPEHWLSADLGAL from the coding sequence ATGGCACTGAGTTCACCGGAACGTCAGGAATTTCTCGCCCAGCCGCATATCGGTGCGCTAGCCGTCACCGCGGGCCCCGACCGTGCCCCATTGACCGTCCCCATCTGGTATCAGTACGCCCCCGGCGGTGAATTATGGGTGCTGACCGGCCCGAAGAGCCGCAAATTCGCCCTCATCGAACAGGCGGGCCGGTTCAGCCTGATGGCCGAGACCCTCGAACCAAGCGTTCGATATGTCACGGTCGAGGGCCCGGTCACCCGGGTCGTTCCGATGACCGACGAACTGCACCTCGAGATGGTCACCCGCTATCTCGCTCCGGAGAAGGTCGACGCCTACCTCGCCAAATCCGCGGCGTTCGGCCCGCAGGTCGCCATCTACATGCGCCCCGAGCACTGGCTCTCCGCCGACCTCGGCGCCCTTTAG
- a CDS encoding DUF6412 domain-containing protein, producing MFTRAQLTAFAIFATVLPALALFAVPDKATSLAVVGVVAAELVLALVALQTTRLVPIRVYVSGPPPSAQRRLRGSFLRQSNPDAPGRVRPRAPGRAVR from the coding sequence ATGTTCACGCGGGCCCAGTTGACGGCGTTTGCGATCTTCGCAACCGTCCTGCCCGCGTTGGCGCTGTTCGCCGTGCCGGACAAGGCGACATCACTCGCGGTGGTCGGTGTGGTGGCCGCCGAGCTGGTGCTGGCGCTGGTCGCGTTGCAGACCACCCGGCTGGTGCCGATCCGGGTCTACGTCTCCGGTCCGCCACCGTCCGCGCAGCGCCGATTGCGGGGATCCTTTCTGCGGCAGAGCAATCCGGATGCGCCGGGGCGGGTCCGGCCACGAGCGCCCGGTCGCGCGGTCCGCTGA
- the yidC gene encoding membrane protein insertase YidC, whose translation MLNFIYYPVSAVLAVWHSVFGFVFGPASGLAWILAVVFLVLTFRAVLFLPFLKQARTQAVIARIRPEMKKIQQQYKADRIKQSTELQKLYQENGISALATLLTMVTVFAQLLLFLGLFHVLRSFDRTEQHTNLPFLSSGRMTPEQNAATPNYVFGADDVQSFLHAKILGVPLSTAMATAGDLVASVALVAVPLMLIAAVATHFTARTSMTRQDSTAIPFMRPLSLWLFPAMALVGGMVMPVAILLYFVTNNACTFAQQHLVYRRLDADERQRAAAAAQRTAEIRASNTPKPGARPKRVKNRT comes from the coding sequence TTGCTCAACTTCATCTACTATCCGGTGTCGGCCGTACTCGCGGTGTGGCACAGCGTTTTCGGATTCGTCTTCGGTCCGGCGAGCGGGCTCGCCTGGATTCTCGCCGTCGTATTCCTGGTGCTCACCTTCCGCGCCGTACTTTTTCTGCCGTTCCTGAAACAGGCTCGCACCCAAGCGGTTATCGCGCGCATCAGGCCGGAGATGAAGAAGATCCAGCAGCAGTACAAAGCGGACCGGATCAAGCAGAGCACCGAACTGCAGAAGTTGTATCAGGAGAACGGGATAAGCGCCCTGGCCACCCTGCTCACCATGGTGACCGTCTTCGCGCAGCTCCTGCTTTTCCTCGGGCTGTTCCATGTGTTGCGGTCCTTCGATCGCACCGAGCAGCACACGAATCTGCCGTTCCTGTCCTCGGGCCGGATGACACCCGAACAGAACGCCGCGACACCGAATTACGTATTCGGCGCCGACGACGTGCAATCGTTCCTGCACGCGAAGATCCTCGGCGTGCCGCTGTCGACGGCGATGGCCACCGCCGGTGATCTCGTCGCATCGGTGGCGCTGGTCGCCGTACCGCTCATGCTGATCGCCGCGGTGGCAACGCATTTCACCGCACGCACCTCGATGACGCGGCAGGATTCGACGGCGATCCCGTTCATGCGCCCGCTCAGCCTGTGGCTGTTCCCGGCGATGGCGCTGGTCGGCGGCATGGTGATGCCGGTGGCGATCCTGCTGTACTTCGTCACCAACAACGCATGCACCTTCGCCCAGCAGCACCTGGTCTATCGCAGGCTCGACGCCGATGAACGGCAACGGGCCGCCGCGGCCGCGCAACGCACCGCGGAGATCCGGGCGTCGAACACCCCGAAGCCCGGCGCGCGACCCAAGCGGGTCAAGAACCGTACGTAA
- a CDS encoding nitroreductase family deazaflavin-dependent oxidoreductase encodes MTLPRALGKFNRYATNQVAGLVAGRAPGFGIVVHRGRKSGRVYRTPVTVFERDGGYRIALTYGTGVDWLKNVLAAGDFELEVRGKVVEMTNPVVHHDPSAGWAPAPVRLVLQTISATDYVQAQPA; translated from the coding sequence ATGACGTTGCCGCGCGCGCTCGGGAAATTCAATCGGTACGCCACCAATCAGGTGGCCGGTCTGGTCGCGGGCCGGGCGCCCGGATTCGGCATCGTGGTGCATCGGGGCCGAAAATCCGGGCGGGTATACCGCACCCCGGTCACGGTTTTCGAACGCGATGGCGGTTACCGCATCGCGCTCACCTACGGGACCGGCGTCGACTGGCTCAAGAATGTGCTCGCCGCAGGGGATTTCGAGCTGGAGGTCAGGGGGAAGGTCGTCGAGATGACCAATCCCGTTGTGCACCATGATCCTTCGGCCGGTTGGGCGCCCGCGCCGGTGCGGCTGGTGCTACAGACCATCTCCGCGACCGATTACGTGCAGGCCCAACCGGCCTGA
- a CDS encoding NUDIX hydrolase, with protein MPAQPHSERIAVYDSAGRVIGAADRATVYRDGLWHASAGVLVRSGDGERIYVHRRTETKMVFAGMHDCLAGGVVDPGEDPADTATRELAEELGIVAETPPLPLASASWDGEWLGKPMRCHLFAYELRYDGPIRHQPEEIADGWWWTEQRLRAHLADPDWPFVPDTRVLIPEMFT; from the coding sequence GTGCCGGCACAACCACACTCGGAGCGGATCGCGGTGTACGACAGCGCCGGACGGGTGATCGGCGCGGCCGACCGGGCCACCGTCTACCGCGACGGGCTCTGGCACGCCAGCGCCGGCGTGCTGGTCCGCTCCGGCGACGGCGAGCGGATATACGTGCACCGCCGCACCGAGACCAAAATGGTTTTCGCCGGTATGCACGACTGCCTGGCGGGCGGCGTCGTCGACCCCGGCGAGGATCCGGCCGACACCGCGACCCGCGAACTCGCCGAGGAACTCGGCATCGTCGCCGAAACCCCGCCGCTGCCGCTGGCCAGCGCGTCCTGGGACGGCGAATGGCTCGGAAAGCCCATGCGCTGCCATCTTTTCGCCTACGAACTGCGCTACGACGGACCGATCCGGCATCAACCGGAGGAGATCGCGGACGGCTGGTGGTGGACCGAGCAGCGGCTGCGCGCGCACCTCGCCGACCCGGATTGGCCGTTCGTCCCCGACACCCGGGTGCTCATCCCCGAAATGTTCACCTGA
- a CDS encoding arsenate reductase family protein, with the protein MTEIWHNPRCTKSRAALSFLEDAGLDYTERRYLDQPPTVAELKAVLKRLGAEPWEITRTGEQAAKDLGMSTWGRTPADRERWIEALAADPRLIQRPIVLLDDGRAVVARSEDALRSLE; encoded by the coding sequence ATGACCGAGATCTGGCACAACCCGCGGTGCACGAAGAGCCGTGCCGCCCTCAGCTTCCTGGAAGACGCGGGCCTCGACTACACCGAGCGCCGCTACCTCGATCAGCCGCCCACCGTCGCCGAACTGAAGGCGGTGCTGAAGCGGCTCGGTGCGGAGCCGTGGGAGATCACCCGAACCGGCGAACAGGCGGCGAAGGATCTCGGCATGTCCACGTGGGGCCGCACGCCCGCCGATCGGGAGCGGTGGATCGAGGCGCTGGCCGCGGACCCTCGGCTGATCCAGCGGCCGATCGTGCTGCTCGACGACGGCCGCGCGGTGGTCGCGCGCTCCGAGGACGCGCTGCGCTCACTCGAATGA
- a CDS encoding glycosyltransferase family 39 protein, with product MTDTEDRQELASPDTRPPVATGGIAAVAAVSAAVLLFAASRYDYFGDELYFLAAGRHLSFGYADQGPVLPTLARTMDTIAPGSFFLLRLPAVLLTVLAIVLTALIAREFGGGRAAQVLAALGYATSPFLLLQGKLLTTNAVDTVLWVIITWLLVHWVRSRWDPLLLCAAAVTAIDMQVKWLIPFFWIAVAVSSLVFGPRELVRRPLLWAGGLLVLVATAPTLLWQSHHGWPQLEMGKVISGEQGILGGWLMFVPLTALTAGYLGAVLLVYGVWVLLREPRLRAYRFLGVTLLLLVVTFLVVGGRIYYAAGMFGVVMAAGATGIVALAERLGTGGRRALIAGGVVLATVAAGFVLWATPWRSADGIEPPKSQADATINIGVYGEFGWPELTSAVLRAYDELPEPERSNAIVITDTYWQASALDQFDRNRLPPIYSPSRGYGYFGAPPDSASVVLAIAVNESFLRWDFDRVEPVGKVDSRLGYPGSTQDVTIWKCTGLRHPWSQVWPVWMHL from the coding sequence ATGACCGATACCGAAGATCGTCAGGAGCTCGCCTCACCCGATACGCGCCCGCCGGTGGCCACCGGCGGGATCGCCGCCGTTGCCGCGGTGTCGGCGGCCGTACTGCTGTTCGCGGCGAGCAGATACGACTACTTCGGCGACGAGCTGTATTTCCTGGCGGCCGGGCGGCACCTCTCCTTCGGCTACGCCGACCAGGGTCCGGTGCTGCCCACGCTGGCGCGGACCATGGACACCATCGCGCCGGGTTCGTTCTTCCTGCTGCGGCTGCCCGCGGTGCTGCTCACCGTGCTCGCGATCGTGCTGACGGCGCTCATCGCCCGGGAGTTCGGCGGCGGCCGCGCGGCGCAGGTGCTGGCCGCGCTCGGCTACGCCACCTCGCCGTTCCTGTTACTGCAGGGCAAACTGCTCACGACGAACGCGGTCGACACCGTGCTGTGGGTGATCATCACCTGGCTGCTCGTGCACTGGGTACGCAGCCGCTGGGATCCGCTGCTGCTGTGTGCCGCCGCCGTCACCGCCATCGATATGCAGGTGAAATGGCTGATCCCGTTTTTCTGGATCGCGGTGGCGGTCAGCTCGCTGGTGTTCGGGCCGCGTGAGCTGGTGCGCAGGCCGCTGCTGTGGGCGGGTGGTTTGCTGGTGCTGGTCGCGACGGCCCCGACGCTGCTCTGGCAGAGCCACCACGGCTGGCCGCAGCTGGAGATGGGCAAGGTGATCAGCGGCGAGCAGGGGATTCTCGGCGGCTGGCTGATGTTCGTTCCGCTCACGGCGCTGACCGCCGGATACCTGGGCGCGGTGCTGCTGGTGTACGGCGTGTGGGTGCTGCTGCGCGAGCCGCGGCTGCGGGCGTACCGGTTCCTCGGGGTCACGTTACTGCTGCTGGTGGTGACCTTTCTCGTGGTCGGTGGCCGAATCTATTACGCGGCGGGCATGTTCGGGGTGGTGATGGCCGCGGGCGCGACCGGGATCGTCGCGCTCGCCGAGCGGCTCGGCACCGGAGGGCGGCGGGCGCTGATCGCGGGCGGCGTCGTATTGGCAACCGTCGCGGCAGGTTTCGTGCTCTGGGCGACGCCGTGGCGGTCGGCCGACGGCATCGAGCCGCCGAAGAGCCAGGCCGACGCGACCATCAATATCGGCGTATACGGCGAATTCGGTTGGCCCGAACTGACTTCCGCGGTGCTGCGGGCCTATGACGAACTGCCGGAGCCGGAGCGGTCGAATGCGATCGTCATCACCGACACCTACTGGCAGGCGAGCGCGCTCGACCAGTTCGACCGGAATCGCCTGCCGCCCATCTACAGTCCGAGCCGCGGCTACGGATACTTCGGCGCCCCACCGGATTCCGCGAGCGTGGTACTCGCCATCGCGGTGAACGAATCGTTCCTGCGCTGGGATTTCGATCGGGTCGAGCCGGTGGGCAAGGTGGACAGCAGGCTCGGCTACCCGGGCAGCACCCAGGACGTCACCATCTGGAAGTGCACCGGGCTGCGGCATCCGTGGTCGCAGGTGTGGCCGGTCTGGATGCATCTGTAG